The stretch of DNA TGAATGCTTTTATTGTGCAGGAGCAAAGACTGGGGCAGGGAAGATGGGCTTAAATGCTTCAACGAAACGAAGCCAGTGATGAAGAAGAAATTCTGGGGAAGCGGTTCCAACAAGGATATGATGAGCGTGGTGGCTGGTGTGATCAACAAAATGAAAGTCCCCGTCTCGGTTCTTAACATTACGCAGCTTTCAGAGTACAGGATCGATGCACATTCATCCATTTATACCGAAACTGGGGGACGGCTTTTGAACGACGAGGAAAAAGCAGATCCAGGCCGTCATGCCGATTGCATCCATTGGTGCTTGCCTGGTGTTCCCGATACTTGGAATCAAATATTTTTAGCACATTTGtagatttttattttcattttttcactCCACAGAAACCGAGAAGGGAATTAATCTGCTTGTTATGCGTTAATTCAAAGTTCTTTTCATTTGTATATTGCAAGTTTTACTCTTAACCAAATTTTGTGCATACAAGATGTTGTTTCCTATCAAATTACAAGAAACAACAGCTgaatcatttcattttctttaatcaTGATTTCTTCGAATTCTGGGTTGTTATCGCTGAATATCATCGAACCATAGTTTCTAAATTGGTCCCAAATTTCAAAGACTTCTAATATCCTTTAAGTATTAATATTGTATCAATCAACTCCTTCAATGAACTTATTTATCAATTTAGGCTTTAAATGTGATTCAAATATGTTGCGTACAATATTTAAAACACATTGttcaaattgtaaatatatatgtacTTATTTCATGGATAACATAGGTATGaaatgttaaaaagaaaaaaaaaagagaaaaaaaaggtaaattacatTAACAGTCATTCAATTTTGAAGTaactgacaaaacagtcactttAGTTTCAATTCAGTAactcaactttcgaaaaataacaaaacaattactaacgttatcgaaaagtgacaaatcagtcaccCATTAACTTTTTTCGTCATTGTCTTAACGGGACCACTAACGTGgctagttaacttgccacgttggatGAGGCAAAGttgagtgattttttttttgtgtccttctttttccattttttaataaatggcccaatatttttattttttactaaatgGCCCAATATGTTTATGCTTTTTCTTCTCCACCCCAACAATCTCTGTTTTCAAATATAGTGATATgctacttcttcttcttcactaTCACAGATAtgctcaactttaaaaaaaatacagtTTTCATGATGGTTAACattaaacatcatcatcatccattaacTACTGTAGGTTTAAACCTCACATGGGTATAACCAACAAGATCCATTAACTGACAAATGAGTTTCCGTTTCAATACAAACCATATGTACTCAACAAAACACTCATAATCAGATACTTAACAAACATCTCCATGGTAGTAAACTGATAAAAAAAGATTTAAGACAAAAggtaataaagaaaacaaaaatcccatacagaaaaagaaaatggaaatagCAACAATCGCACCGTTTTATCCCTAAACCATGGCAGATTCTAAGTCCAAAGTATTTGgtacaaagaagaagaagaataagaagaaaaaataGAGATGACTTGAGAAGAGATTAGATGGTGCATTTGGCTGGATACGGCAAGAAAAGCTCTCGACCGTTCTCGTTACCAGAATTGTTCTTTGTGAAGCTTGCCTCATTGCCGTCACCACGATCCAcgaccttttttttcttttctcgatTCCTGACTTAGTCACgaatctcaattttttttctcttctcctaatcattttccttcttcttcttcttcttcttattcttcttcttcttcttctttttcttcttcttcttcttcttcttcttcttcttcttcttcttcttcttcttctgctgCTGCTGCTAGGGTTTTAATGTGGGGTCGTTTACATAGTAGGATGCCATGCCACTTTTCCATTACGTTTGTAACGGAAAATggttaaaatgactattttgttattttttaaaagttgagtgactgaactGAAACTAAAGTGATTGTTTTATTAGCTACCCTAAAGTTGAGTGATTATTGGTGTAATttatctaaaaaaacaaaaacaactgTCCTAAATTTATAGGCATagtatatttttcaaaaatgtcgATCAAAGTTGTTCATGTATACGCTTGTTTTATATGTACTCTGTCAAATTTGAAACGACATTTATTGCCTAAATTTATAGGCAAGACCTATCATATTTTTATGACTGAATTAATACAAAATTGATCACTTGCCCATCAACATGAATATCATAACATGCTTCAAACCATATCATCCCCACCTATTGACACCATATCATTAGATGCTCCACAGTTTCCTCCACCATATGACACAAATCACAAATAGGGAATCTCTACACCTTCTATTCACATATTAAGATTAGTTGGGATGGTGTTACTACATAATCTACGCATTCTTGGGATGAACTTACTATTTAATCGTACCAATTGATATGCTTCACAGCTAGCCTTTTTTACGACTTTATAGGGACCTCCCCAATTCGTCATTATCTTGCCCTTTAGTATCTTTTTGCTAATGGCCTTTACATGTCTCGAATTCTTGTATGACCTGGGCATTTTATTGCAATGTTCCTTGATGTCATTGGAACTATTCTTGAAGGAGCTTGAGTTGCTTCAGTAGTTTTGTATATTGTTGGCTCGCATTCATATTATTTTGGACGGAGGAATGGTCAGTTAGCGAAAATAGGGGTAGGGGGCTATTAGCAAGTTGCAACTTGAGGATCATATTGATTTGGGTAGGTATGGTAGTACTAAGGCTGAGGTTGCATGCAGCTTTGCTAGTGATACTATTGGTAGGCTAGATGGGTGGTGTTGTACAAATATCCCTCGTGATGACTAGGTTGACCAAGTGGTTATAGGTAAAATATTGTTAGTATCCTGGCCTTATAAGGCATTGGTAGTAAGGCTTTATTTATATAGGTTTGAAGATTTAATGTGGGTCTTTCACAAATGATCACTTTAGCTTACAAGTCTAATTTTAAGATTATggatatctttttttttaacattaatttcattaacGTTGttatcatatctgttctttttgatgCAATGCCCAAAACTACTCATAGCCCCTcaccaacccttaaataggaggataatgcgcttcaacgtaTTTAAACTCATGACCTCTTGTATTTACAACAATACCAAtgccaatcgaactaagactcaattgacAAAATTATGGGTATCTCATTTAGATTTGATGTAATATGACTAACATATAGATTGACTTTTAAGGTTGATATGACATGagacattattattttttaaaagatgaaTGAGGGTAAATTTATGTATAAGTGACCTCGCTTGAAATGGAGGAGTTGCGTATCCGGGAATATGTATCAAACAAGTCATTTCCCTtgtaaaagaatatataaaatttcTTGATTGTTGAAAATAGAATTCTATAAATCCAACAAGACAAAGAAAAAGAATTGGAAAGGCCCAAGGAGCTAAACTTTTCGTTTAGACAACAACAAAGTTTTCTGGCCTGTTAATCGCCATGATCCATCAAAGCCCCTGAGCCCTGACCCAGCTTCAACCCCACAACTCACAAGGACACTCGCGCTGTCCTGCCTGCGCCTGATATAAACGAAACTCAAGCCTCCTTAGAAGAGATCAGGTAGCTTCGAGAAACAAAGGAGCCTGCTCCATCGTCTTCGTCGTTTTCATTTGCCAGGTAAAACTTCTCTTAATCATCATAATTCCTAgcgttaatttttttaaatcttttatataattacataatgATTGTTTTGTTGTCTAACAAAAATATTAGGGTTTATTTGACTTCGGGCTTGTTTATCTGATATTtgttctaattttaatttttttatcagatTTTGGAAACTGATCATGGCTGGAGGAGGAAATTTCATGCACAGAGTTATATCTTATGTCGTCAATGAGCTTGTCGTTGACAGACTTGCAAACAGGTGCCTTTTTTTCTCtggtttatttttcattattttccattgattttttttatagaataagaaaaaaaatcaaaattttttctcGAGATCAGAAAGGTTGAATATTTGTTCGTGTAATTCTAAAGACTTGAAATAGCTTGTTGTTTGTTAACTATTTATGGAAGCTTCTTTCTCTGGCTGCTGGGACTGCTCTGTTTCCCATCAGTTCGTTCACTTGAAGCAAAAGTGCCTCAATTCTCAAatctccatatatatatatatacacacacacatcgATAGTGCAACATGCCTTGCACCATGGATTAAGGAGGTTTGAGAAGATTTTTACCTCAAAATCAGCCCCCCTTTCCCTTTTTGGGACAAATTTATTCGAAATGATATTGACTTTTTGTTTAGTATATCTTTTCAAATGCTTGAGACgaaattttgttttttaagttTGTGAATCATCTGGGAAAAGGATTCCGAAATTTGGTTTGCTTCGATAGAGTTGTTAATGTTAGGCATATGTTATCTCCAGTGTAAAATATCTAGAACTGGATTCTTGGGGGGGGgtgaaaattttcatatgaacaaaataaataattgaacATTGAAGTTTGATCTTTAATAGCCGGTGGAAAGTTTTCTCATAGTTTTAGGAAATCTGAGTTCTTTTTCCTTCTACTTTCATTGATTGTCTGTTTGCTTACATTAATCGTTGCTCTATGATTTCTTCGAGGACCaacctttgtttctttttttttctttggtttttcatgttttttatttttcagtcCTGCATTCCAAAGATTTGCTGTGAGGACATCAAAGAGGATAGAAGATATCTCCAGTATGGGTATGTGCATGTCTCGTCCTGTTACTATGATCTTTTTCTACATTCTGTGTGTGAATTTAACCTGCTATTATCCTACAAAAAGCCAACAAAAGACCTTGCTGATGTTAATTGCTGGCTTTGGTGCATGCAGCTGAGAAGAAGAGGCAAGAACTTGCTGAACAAATGAAAGAAATCTCGAAAAACATGGAGGTTGGCTGTAATTATTTAACTTGATATTAAAACTTTACCTTTGGTGGATGTTTTATTGTTTCTAACCACATATTGTTTTCCTTGCAGTCTAAAAACTAATGATCGTATTCGTACGACTGCTCTGACCCTCTCGTAGTTTTGGTAATCTCTAGCTTATGTATTGCTATATGAATTCATTTTCTGAAATAGAGGGGTGTAATTTGGCACCTCTAATCCACTGGTTATGGTACTGCTGCATGTATTTCAAAGGTGATTTATTCTCTTCCAATTGGATAATGTAGGAGAAGTTTTCTTTTTGAATATGcaatgatacatatatatatatcccatTTATAATGAGTGATATTGACAAGCTGGTGGTAGTATTATGTTACATGGAACTCGTTGTGACTTTGGATAGTGGCATTTGCTCGTTTCATTCGATCTTGATGTTTATATACTTTTCCAGATgttgttaaattgatgaaataaGAGGTTAAAATGTGAGGCTTGTGATTTAAGGTAAGTTCAAAGTCAAATGAACTTTCTCTTGCAGTGTTGGTTGATGTTTGTTCATCGTAGCCAAAATATGTGAGCATCAATGATCATCTCTCGggtattttaccaaaatattacaaaaacaataaaaaaatccaaaataatataacttttttattatttaccaaaataatacaaaaaaaaaaacagttccAAAAAAAACATACTGAAGGAGGGCCTGCCACAGGCGGCACCTTTGGTGCCTGTGGCAGAGGCGGCACCAATTGTTCGTATTTTGGTcttttgttcgtatttttttcggattttattacttttaaaaaatattcagttttttatttttttattttatattattttagtacattatatttgaaatgtattaatttagtgtgttttttaaataaatttaaaaaaaaatccttatttCGGCCTTATGTTCGTATTtcttactttcaataaaaaacacactaaattaatacatttcaaacataatctaataaaataatgtaaaataataaaattaaaaaataatatattttttaaaagtaacaaaatttgggaaaaaaatacgaacaaagggttgaaataaggatttttttaatttatttaaaaaatataataaattaatatatttcaaatataatgtactaaaataatgtaaaattaaaaaatagtatattttttaaaagtaataaaatttggaaaaaaaatacgaACATAGGGTTGAaataagagttttttttaaaatttatttaaaaacacagtaaattaatacatttcaaatataatgcattaaaataatgtaaaataaaaaatagtatattttttaaaaataataaaatttgagaaaaaaatacgaacaaatagTTAAAATACGAACAATTGGTGCCGCATCTGCCACAGGCATCAAAGGTGCCGCCttcagtatttttttttttttgtattattttggtaaataataaaaaagttatattattttagaatttttttattgtttttgtaatattttggtaaaataccCTCATCTCTCCCTATAAACATTTTTGGTAAACACCATTGACATCCAAGAGATTTTCAgacaaaataattcaattttattgtGTTTTGGGTTTCGACTTGATTCAATTGTATGGGATGATGCAAATTAGGTTCGAAGGCGTGGTTGTAGTTGGgtctttaattaaaattttcgtGTTTGGGTTGAATTAATGTTTGCAGAAACCGGTTGGATTGATTGGTtgaattgattttattaaaaaagataataaatttttttttaaaaaaaattgatttcatGTTAGTAGATTTCACGTTCATCAATCCACACAATTAAATTACTctattggtattttttttgtcaatcaattatgaaaatgtataaaattatcacttaattatttaatttgtcttttttgGTGCTAATGATGGTAGGTTTTAAAATTCCCATAAAACAACTTTAACCTTTAAAACTTTTACATTGTGTAAATTTAATCTTGATTTTGAAAAGTCTTACACTTAACATTCAAACCTtgtgtatttttgtttttttggttttttgtaATTTTAGTGCTCTTTGtgacctttttacttaaaaagtttaaaaagtaaatttattagtgttgaaaatattaaaaaaaatgaaaacacttaaaaattcataataataatttttattttttctcatttttttaagaataacCCTCAATGTCATAAAGAAtaacaaaattgtaaaaaaatgtgatcaaattgcacaagttgtaaatgtagagggttaattttttttatagaatcaagattaaatttatataatttataatttataaatgttgatggttaaaattattattattatgtcaattttaaaagtggCCACAGTTGGTCAgctgattaaaaaaaattttaataattttttataattaaccaaaaataattaaatagttacTAATATAATTTACCCTTCTAACAAGAactatcaatttataaaaatataaatcaaggtcttattatttttaaagctCTGGACATAGGCTGTGGGCTTGGATTCTACTCCAAATCTTCCCAAAGTAGCCCAATGCAGCAGCAAATGTGGAATTGAGATCTAAATAAAATGGTGTCTAATTCCCTTTACCAACCATTGCTATTTGCAAAACCCCCTGTTCCTTTCATAGTACAGTAGGGTTTATCGAAACGCAAAAGTTGAAGACTGGAAAGATCCCATGGCTACTGCTATTTGGAGAAACGCATCTCGTTTACGAAGCTTTAATCGGTGTCTTTATGCCCGCAGTCTGAGCCAATTCAGATCCTCCATTCCATCTTCAACCACAACCCCCCACTCTCTTTGCGCTCCATCTCTCCCTTCCTTCCCACCTGTTCGTTTCCCTCctcatttctttcttctccttttgAAAATTACCCAGAATATCTTTTCAATctctcatctttcttttttggtggTTCACAGGCTATTCCTGTTGGAGCTGAATTCAAATCCTTGGGAATTTATGGAAGGTTTTTATCTAATTCCACCGCAACTCCTACCGAAAATCAAGAGAAACCGTCTTCGTCATTGAAAACCAATTCTGAAGAGACCCAAAACACTGGAGGTTCGCAACAGAGCAGTGGTAGTGAAGGCAAGCCTGTTCGCGGCGGGGTACTTCAATTTTTATTCCCCTTTTTTGGCTTCTTAATTTGTTCTCTTTCTGAAACTTCCCCTTTTTTTTGGATTAAAAAGTTTCGAATCTTGTTTTGATTGGATTGGAATTTGCAGCCTGTTTCATGGTTGAGTTTTCTTTTGCTGCTTGCCACTGGAATCGGTATTATTTTTTACTACGACAATCTAAAGAAAAGACATATTGAAGGTACACTTCTATGGTGAGTTGTAAGTTGTGTTACAAGGTTTTGCACTGCTGGGAAAGAGAGTGAGTTGTAAGTTGTGTTAAAAGGTTTTGCACTGCTGGGAAAGAGAGCATAACAATAAACAGTTGagtctttaaaagttataacttgCGACTGCGGGCATCGTTAGTGTCATAGTTCCATGGTTCTACAATATGCAAAATAGTCTTTTAAAAGTTGTAACTTGCAAGTTTGGGCATCATAATGTGTTTTTAAGGCTTTATTTAAGAGTAGCAGTGTTGTCAAAATGAATTGAACTTTGGCCGAAAAGAGTTCTTATGGTTCAGCTAGGCGATGAATGAAATGTCTCCAATTTTCAATTACTAATTACTAGTATCgtatcactttttcttttctgcTCGTATTGGTTGAAGACTTCAAGTTTTACTACTGCAGAAATTAGTAATGCTTCCAAGGCTGTGAAAGAAGGGCCATCTGCTGGAAAAGCAGCCATCGGGGGTCCATTTAATCTTGTAAATCATGACGGTAAACGTGTTACTGAGAAGGACTTTAAGGGGAAGTGGACTTTGGTATATTTTGGCTTCACTCACTGTCCAGATATCTGCCCAGATGAGCTGCTAAAGCTAGCTGCTGCTATTGACAAAATAAGTAAGTTGCTGATAGTTTCATTTGgccagaaaataaaattttgaatcgtATGTTTGTTAAGTTACTTAAAAACTTGCTAATCATCAAAGAAACTAATGTGATTCTTTATTTATCATGAAACTAGAATATGAGACAAGAATTTGTCAGGCTAGAAACAACTCAAGTGATCCATTTGTAGTAACTTCAATTTCTATTTGGTGTCTTCTTGTGTTTTCACTTCTTAGAGGAAAAGGCTGGAATAGACATTGTGCCCGTATTTATCTCTGTTGATCCTGAAAGAGATACCATTGAGCAAGTACGCGAATATGTGAAAGGTACTTCATAGTATTTTTTTTCGAAGTATTTTGGCCAATTTGCTTATGCAACTATAATTTGGTTCATCGAAACTTTTACCTGTAATTAATTTTCCACTTTTGCAGAGTTTCATCCAAAATTAGTAGGGTTAACTGGTACACCGGACGAGATAAAGAAAGTTGCTCGTGCATATCGAGTTTATTATATGAAGACGGCAGAGGAAGATTCAGATTACCTTGTTGATCATTCCATAGTCATGTAAGTACTAGCTTTGTTTGATTTGACCTGCGATGATGTTGACTGGTAATTGAGATCTGTATAGTAATAGGCATTGGTGTATGTTGACATTGATGAACACAAAATAGCAGACCTCAAAATAGAATAAAGATGGTAGTTTACTGGCAAGAGTTGTTCAATTAGGAGATACGATGACAAAAGGTTTTCACTTTTTTCCTAGTGAAGACTGGTACTCTCGGCACTCTTGAAGGTATCGATGTTAGTAAATGTGGGCATGTGTGCCACCACTATAAAGTTCCTAAACCTATCAGCACCTTGCAACATTAGTTTATTGGCTGCCACTGGCATTTCATTCATGCACTGCTTGTAGGAAGACTGTGATTTGTGACTTGATTCTTGCTCTGACATGCATATGCAGGTACTTGATGGATCCAAATATGGAATTTGTGAAGTTTTTTGGGAAGAATAATGATGTCAATTCACTAACCGACGGTGTAATCAAAGAGATAAGTCAACGAAAAAAATAGAGATAGTTCTTTTTTGAGCTATAAGGTTCTGGTTTGTTGGATTTGGATTATCCATTCCTCGGCATGGAGACTAacaatttttctttagtttcaccTGAAAATAATAcatgatttatatttatgtttaaagaATTTTATGCTGGAAAGCTTGAGCTCAATAGATTGCAATTGTACTTGAAAATAAATGCTTATTTGCATGTATGAGATTGATTTtgatacaaaattatatttatgtGTGCACATAACATTGCCTGCCACAAGTTCATGGAGTAACCTGCCAGTCTTCTACAAATTGTAAAGTTTCTCCTTCAATGATATTAGATTtgttttgttagattttgataaTTATAAATACTACTCATGTAGTTGTTTTATGTGTTAAGTGAAAACATATATTTCTCATCCAAATTATAAGTCTCTTGTAAGTTTCTGAATTTGTACTAAACAATATTCATTGTAATTTGTAACATTCAATACTATGCTTTCTTTCCACGTCTTTCAATTTTGTATGTAGTAATTTTCTtgatttcctttttattttcaatattttctcataatttaataattttagatttcttttcttttcttttttgatacatttagttttattttctaatttaaaatacAAAGGTTAATTTATTATTGATTAGTGTGGTCGGTGATGTTTgatcaaatgaaaaaattatattaaaaattgtttgatatattagtaaaaattaagtattgaatataattatatgGAGAGGGATTTACTTGTGTTGGTGTAAAAATTAAATTCGTAtatttttgtatgattaatattttaacgatttaactatcatatttcatttatataaattgtgtatgtgaaatttaacctaaattaaaaaaattaattatttgttttatgtgaaactttcaaccattaaataaatattaatatatatacatttttagaCCATATGAATAGGGATATCAAATCGGTCGAAGTGGATTGCTTCCCTAATTATATTGTTTATAAAAGTAAaccttaaatttttaaagttattttgtaattttcttttaatcCAATATTGGGTGGGGGATGTGTGTAATATAGTTTgaatttatgttaaataaatttaataatagtttTAACCACCGCTTCATATAAGTATAGActtgattttgtaattttaatcttataaatataatattttatattattttgaatatcttcagataaaaattaaatattttattttaaaaataatttattctaaatatgatttttaaaaaataaaattaacttaacaATTACACCAAAAGATTgtttttgctgaaaatttttgtattaattaaaattttaatatcattatcaaatgcatttaaaaattaaatattaaaaacaacttcaATAAAGTGCatttttaatgttaaatatatattctgTTCCATTAAACTTGtcacattttaacttttataccTCGTTTGGTTA from Gossypium hirsutum isolate 1008001.06 chromosome D04, Gossypium_hirsutum_v2.1, whole genome shotgun sequence encodes:
- the LOC107948945 gene encoding uncharacterized protein: MAGGGNFMHRVISYVVNELVVDRLANSPAFQRFAVRTSKRIEDISSMAEKKRQELAEQMKEISKNMESKN
- the LOC107899545 gene encoding protein SCO1 homolog 1, mitochondrial; translation: MATAIWRNASRLRSFNRCLYARSLSQFRSSIPSSTTTPHSLCAPSLPSFPPAIPVGAEFKSLGIYGRFLSNSTATPTENQEKPSSSLKTNSEETQNTGGSQQSSGSEGKPVRGGPVSWLSFLLLLATGIGIIFYYDNLKKRHIEEISNASKAVKEGPSAGKAAIGGPFNLVNHDGKRVTEKDFKGKWTLVYFGFTHCPDICPDELLKLAAAIDKIKEKAGIDIVPVFISVDPERDTIEQVREYVKEFHPKLVGLTGTPDEIKKVARAYRVYYMKTAEEDSDYLVDHSIVMYLMDPNMEFVKFFGKNNDVNSLTDGVIKEISQRKK